The genomic window GGATAAGCATTCGATTGCTCATCAAGGTGACGAGGCCGTCACGGCCAGTTCCCACGGCCCATAACTTCATGCTAGCCTCGTCCAGGTCTTCGACCAAGTCTTAAGTGCGCCTGCCGGATTAAGGATTCTCCCGATTGCCTTGGGGGCGGAAAGTGGATTCGATCAGGCTACCGACCTGGGTTCGTTTCGCGCTGGTGATTGGCGTCGTCTTAATCGCCGCCGGTGCTGGACTTGTGAGCTATCGTTGGTACACCCGCCCAACGACGCTGAGTATCGCGGTTGGCTCACTCGACGGCGAGGCGGGCAAGGTCATGACGGCGATTGCCGGCCGCCTCGCATCGATGTCCGCGCCGGTCCGCCTCCGCGTCGTTGAAGTGACCAGCGCGCTTGCTGCCGCAGATGCGTTCTCATCCAACAAGGTCGATCTTGCGGTTGTGCGAGGCGATGTCGGAGACCTGTCGCAGGCCCAGGCCATTGCAGTCGTAGCTAACGCAGTTGTCCTGATCGTCGCACCGCCCGGATCCTCTGCGACCTCAATCGAGGGATTGAAGCGCCGAACTGTCGGCGTGGTGGGCGGCGAGATGAATCAGCGCGTCGTCGACGTGCTGAAGGCCGAATACGATCTCGGCAACAAGGTCGCGTTCAAGAACCTGGCTCCATCGGATGCGCGGCGTGCGCTGGAATCGAAAGAGGTCAATGCGGTCCTCATCGTTGTTCCGCTGACCGAGAAATATCTTGCGCTTGTGCGCGGTCTTTTCTCCCAAAGCACAAAAGCCGTTCCGGTCCTGATCCCGATTGAATCCGCAGGTGCGATTGCGGAGACGCAACATGCCTATGAGAGCTTTGATGTCCCCAAAGGCACGCTGCGCGGTGCGCCTCCGGTTCCGGACGATGACCTGACGACACTGCGCACGAAGTTTTATCTGGTAGCCCACAAGAAGCTCGACTCCGACCTGATTGCAAGCTTCACTCAATCGCTGATGAGCGCCAAGCGCGATTTGATGGGCGAGCTTCCGATTCTGGCGCAGGTGGCTGCGGCCGATACGGATCCTGGTGCATATCTTCCAGTGCATCCCGGTGCAGCAGAGTACTACAACGGCACCCAACAGAGTTTCATGGATAAATGGAGCAACACGATCTACCTGACACCGATGGTGTTAGGTGCGCTTGCCTCAATACTTGCCGCGGCGTGGAAGTTCCTCGGCATCGCCAAACCGCAATCGGACGTGCCGGCACTTGATGGGCTATACGCGCTGGGGCGCAGAATTCGCAAGGCTGACAGTGAATCCGAGCTTCAGCGCATCGAGGATGAGATCGACGACATTCTGAGTGCGCAGCGCACGAAAGTTGCCGACAGCGATCCTGATCCGACGGAAGTCGCAACACTAAATGTCACGGCTCATCGATTGCAAAATTTGATCCATGATCGCCGTGCCATCCTCCGGACGCGAGTGGTGCGCAGGGAGATCGCGAGTTAAGCGAAATTTGAAGCGAACGCATCGAAGAAGCTAGCCAACGCTTAGAGTCCATGTGTATCGCGCAATCGACTCAAATCAGAGACCGGCTTTGACCTGCTGGATGGCAATGAGCAGAAACTCACCCATCTTCTGCCGGATCACTTCCTCGGAGATACCCTTGTCGGTGAGGTCGCGAGAGAGTTTCTGAAGAACTTCTCCTGTGCCGGGAGCGGCGACATCAGCGGCAACAATGTCTTTCGCGTAGGAGGACGCGGCATCTCCACTCAGCCCCAGTTGCTCGGCGGCCCACATGCCGAGAAGCCTGTTGCACCTCGCCGTCGACTTGAACAGAAGCTCCTGATCGATCACGAACTTCTGTTCAAAGGCTTGCTCTCGTTCATCGAAGGTGGTCATGGGATGTCCTCACAGGCCGGATGCATGCTCCGGCTCGCGGTGGACCGCAATCACCAGGACCACCGCACCCTCTAAAATTGACGGCGCTTGCGGCGTTTTTCAAGGCAGGACTATGAAATCGGCGCGGATGACGACATCGCGCCGCAAAACGTGATCACCTTGGCTACGGGTGGCGAGAGCTTAAAGAATAAAATCGCTCGCGTGCGGAACCGCAGCATTCACATGAATTTGGAAGTCCTCGGTGCCGTCGCCATCGAGATCGCCGGACAGCCAATTGCCTGAGAAACGCAGTTCACCGGTCGAGTGACTGAATGCAGCAGAGCCGATGAAGGTGAAGGCCTCGACGCACAATCGCTGAAAGAAGTCCACGATGCGGTCTTGATTGCTTCAGTGACTTCGCTGCCAGAAGAGCTGATACAAGGTGATCACAATTTCAAACGCGATCAACAGAACGATAATGACCTCAAGGCGAAGCGAGCGGCGTGTATCAATGAAGTCAGCCAGTGTGTTGGCGGTCTTCGCCACGAGCTCGACTTTCCGATTGAGGGTATCCAGACGTTCTTGAAGCTCGTACTCGTCTTCGAGGCGTGCGTACAATCGTTCCAGGTCCGGACGCTCCCAAAGCACGTCCGGCTTCTCGGCGACGGCGACGCGTCCCGAGACACGATTCTGAACAAGCAAGGAGTTTCCGATCAGTCGGAGGATCGATCTGCGATCACGGCGAGTTCGACCCTGCGATGCCAATTCGTGCGCAAATGGCTCGAGAACCTCGAAGACTTTGGCCACGTCGCGCTCGTCATGAGCCAGCGTCACGCTCTTGGACAGAACGTCCGCAACCAAAAGAAACCGGTCGAGCGACATTCTCGCCAGTTGGATCGGACCGCCGAGTGGGATCTTGTCCTCTTTGTCAGCGGACAGTTCCACCACCGCAAACTCATCTTCAACCGTTGCAAATTTTCCCACGATGCGAGGCGTGAGACGCTCCAGCAAGGCTGCATCTTCCGCAGGAGACAAGCCCATGGTGACAACGACGCCATATCGGAACAGCACCACAACTCCGTCCGGACTCTCCCGAACGGTCAGAGGGGCGGGAGAGAGAACCTCTCCGTCATATCCGGCCGTGTTGATGCGATCCCCGACATGGAATGCGCGGACGACACAGCGCGGCGTCGTAAAGGAGAATGCAGTCTCTTTCATCGCTGGCACGCCTTTTGCGGCGGATGATCGGCATCATCGCAATTGAATGCGAAGAGTGCAATTTCTTAACGTCCGCAATTCGCTCAAGCCGTCTTATACATGTCTAGACAAATAGATAGATTTCGCGGATCAGGGATCTGCGAGCGGATCTATGGTTTACAAGACAATTTATTATTCGCGTCATCAAAGCTTCACCGCTTACCTATTATGGTTGGGCAACTTGTACAGATAAGTTGATCTTGAGGTTAAAGCGGTCGGCATCGGCCCGCAGCATCATCGGAGGCGGATCTTGTTAGATGTTTCACGGCATTCCCCAACGGCCCAGCGTCTCGCTCCAACCTTTATCGGTGAAATTCAAGACTTCCTGATTTCAGAGGAATCGGTTGCGGAGCATCGGGGCGCCCTTCATCAGGCCTATCTCGATCACAAGGTGATCGTGTTGCGAAATCAGAATGTTACGCCCGCCGCATTTGCTGCGTTTGGTGCGATTTTCGGAGAGCCGGATCCGCATCACGTGATCTCGATGCGCCATCCGGAACAACCGGAACTCACAATCCTGTCGAACCAGGATGAGGTTGGCCGGAATCCACAAATGAAGACGTTCGGCTCGGGATGGCACTCTGACTATTCTTACAAGGCTGTTCCGGCTGCTGCCACCATACTGCTTGGCACCGAAGTGCCGAGCGAAGGTGGCGATACACTCTTTGCAGACACCGCCGCGGCTTTTGCCGATTTGCCGGAGGCGCGTAAGGCCGAATTGCGAAAGCTCTGGGTTCGTCATGAATATCGATGGTCGCCCGATCGATCTCATCCCGGTGCACGGTGGAGCGCTCTCACCGAATCCGAGCAGAAGGCCACCCCCGAAGTCAGTCATCCATTGGTGCGCAAACATCCTGAAACCGGAACGGAAGCATTGTTCATCGCGCCGAGTCTCATCTCGGGCCTCAAGGGTATCGAAGGCATGGAAGAGTCAGAGGCTCTTGCGCTGATCGAGGAGCTCGGTGCCCATATTCTAAGTGCGAAATACGTCTATCGGCATGTGTGGAAGCCGTTCGATGTGGTGGTATGGGACAATCGTTGCACCAATCATTGCGGAACGACAGACGAACTGCCGAGCACCGCGGTCCGCAGGATGTTTCGCATCACGACCAAAGGCACAGTGCCTATCCCGGCATGAAGATATCAGTTAGCGCCTTCTCATGAGGATGAATGAAGTCGCGGCCATGCGACTTCTGGCGGATCCATCTTTCGCGAGTTGACCATGTCCAACGAGTCTATCTCAGACGCGATCATCTCGTCGCGAGATGATCGCCGTCGTTTGAAGCTTGATTTTCTCCGCATTGGCGTCGGGATTTGCATCGTTGCGCTTTATTGGAGCAGCCTGAGTCTCGTTGACTTCGACTTGTCACGGCTCATTGAAGGCACGCCCCGCATGGTGTCCTGGGCTGCGCGTGCATGGCCACCGGATATCAAAGGGCTCGATCTACTATTGCTGCGCGCTGCAGAGACGGTTGCGATGGCTCTGGTCGGAACCACCATCGGTGTCATTATCGCTGCTCCGCTGTGCGTTCTGGCATCGCGTAACCTCAACCCATTCACAGGGTTGTATGTCGCGGCGCGCTGGATACAGAACGTACTGCGCGGCATCGATTCCTTCATCTTCGCCATTCTATTTGTCGTGGCGGTTGGACTTGGTCCCTTTGCGGGTGTGCTCGGTGTCAGCGTTCATACGGCCGGCGTGATCGCGAAGCTTTGGTCGGAGGCTATCGAAGGCGTCGACCGGGGGCCGCTGGATGCTGCAGCGCTCACTGGAGCAACGCGTTTGAAGGTTATGTCCTACGCGCTATTGCCCGACATTATGCCGAGCCTGACGTCAGTTGCGCTTTACGCCCTCGAACTCAACATCCGGTCGTCGACGGTTCTAGGTCTCGTCGGAGCCGGAGGGATCGGTCAGGAGCTGAAGAACAGTGTCGATCTTCTGTTCTTCCCCCGCATCCTGACCATCCTCGTGATCATTCTCATCATGGTCACTGTCGTTGATCAACTGAGCGCCATGATCCGGCGGAGGATGATATGACAATGGGCAATCTCACGTCAGTTCGCGAACCCATCCTCAAGATCGAACAGCTTTCGCAGTGCTACGGTGATCGCCGGGTTCTCGACGACTTGAACCTTTCGGTCGGACGGGGAGAATTCGTCGCGCTCATTGGCCCGAGCGGAGCTGGCAAGACGACATTGTTCAAGGTGATCACCGGGCTTGTGTCGCCGGATGCAGGAACGCTGGTCTTTGATGGCACGCGGCGCCTTGACCAGCTGAGAGGTCGTGCCCTTCGCGAAACCCGTCGAGATATCGGCTTTATCTTTCAGCAATTCAACCTGATCAAACGCAAGACCGCGCTCCAAAACGTACTCGCAGGGCGACTGGGGCGTGTCCCGACGTGGCGGGTTCTGCTTCGACGATTTTCGCGGAATGATATCGCGCGTGCCGAGGCCGCGCTCGCTCAAGTCGGGCTTGCTGATTTCCGTCATCAGAGGGTCGACCAATTGAGCGGCGGTCAGCAGCAGCGCGTTGCCATCGCGCGCGCGATCACCCAGGAGTGCCGCTTTATTCTCGCGGATGAGCCTGTTGCCAGCCTCGATCCTGAATCAGCCATCGGGGTGATGGAGACACTTCGGGATGTGGCGAACAATCAAGGGATCGGTGTCTTTTGCAGCCTTCATCAGACCGATCTCGCGTTGACGTATGCAGACCGCGTGATCGGCTTGAGAACAGGGCGGATCGTTGTCGACGCCGCAACGTGCGACGTGACCAGCAGATCTCTCGAAACTATCTACGGCCAATCTCCTCGGCGGCGAACAATACGCTCTGCTGCGCGGCCGGAAAATCTTGAAACCACTTCAGCCTTGTCGCTCTGACAATCATTCCGGAGAGTATCAATGAACACGTTTTCTTCGACGCTCGAATGCGGCACCTCTGTCTCTCGTCGCGCCGCCTGTGGGGGCATTTTGGCAGCCGCGACGCTTCTGCTGTCCGGACAATCCAAAGCCGCATCTCAACAGCCGATCCGGTTTGGTGTCGGGCCTACGTTGCCGACGCCAGATGATTCCCGGCGCGCCTGGGAGCCCTTGTTCAAACAGATCGCAGAAAAACTTGGCCGGCCTTACACGCTCGTGGCAACAACTGATTGGGCGGGCATTTCGGTTGCCCTGGCGAGCGGAAAGATCGATGTGTCGTTCATCGGACCTTGGGGTTACATCCTTGCGAAGCGCCAAGGTAGCGTCACTCCCATGGCTGTGGCTAAGCTCGATGGCCTGACCACGTACCGCGCAATTGTGGTGGCGCGCGAGGGGCTGGCTCACGCCAAGTGGCCGCAAGACGGGAAGGGAATGCGCGTATCCTTTGCGGATATGGGATCCACCTCGGGCTGGCTGATCCCGAGCTATTGGTTCAAGCAACAGGGCATCGATCCAAAAACCTATTTTCAATATCGGGACGGCGCCACACATGCTGCCAATGAAACAGCCGTTGCCAACGGGCAGGTGGATTTTGCCACTGATAACGACCGCAATCGGCAACTGATGATCGATAACGGAACATTAAGGGCGGAGGCATCCAATATCGTCTGGCAATCGGATCCTATTCCCAACAGTCTGATCGCGGCCCGAGGCGATCTGGATCCGCGGACTTTTGATGTTATCAAGCAGATACTGCTTGGCCTGACCGAGGATGAAGCGAAAAAGTTGATGCCAAAGCACTACACAGGTTTTGGCCCTACAAATGACAGCGATTACCGCCTGATTGAGGAGGCGGGCGTCGCATTGGGATTACTCAAGACATCGTAACGCTGGTGTCCCGGTTCTAACATTCGCATCTCTTTGCAGTACTCTCGTTTGCAAACGTCAGAATCAGGGGACACTCTATGAAGCTAGTGCGCTTTTGGATTTGACGTTCGTACTAAGGGCTCGCCGCGATGCTGCTACGAACGTCAAATCCAGCGCACTCGTTCAGCCAGAATGTCGGCGCGTCAGAATAGAACAAAAGAGCTTTAGGGAATGTCCATTGCAACTCATCCGATCAGCCCCGGGAATGGCAGCCGCTGGCAGGATATCAAGGAAAAACTCGAAGCGGCTGTTATCTCCGGAGACATCGTCGTGGATGGCCGATTGCCGAGCGAGAACGTTCTCGCGGGTTCGTTCGGTGTCCATCGTCACACCGTGCGGCGCGCATTAGCGGAACTTGCAGCAGATGGCTTGGTGCGGATCGAGAAGGGGCGTGGCACTTTCATCGAAGAGGAAACGCTTGAGTATCGCATCGGGCGGCGGACCCGATTTAGTGAGAATGCGAAGCGGTCGGGTCTTGAACATCACGCCCAGCTACTGGACTCGGCAGAAGAGAAAGCTAGTTCTGAGATCGCCGATGCTCTTGGTTTGCGACGCGGTCGGTATGTGGTTGTTCTGACGACACTACGCCACGCAAATGGCCGCCCCATGAGCCTGGCGTCACACTATGTGGCGAGAGATCGATTCGCGGGAATGCGAGATGCATTCCTGATGACTGGTTCGATCTCCCTGGCACTCAAGGAGCTTGGAGTGCCTGACTATCTCAGGAAGTCCAGCCGCGTAACAGCACGTCTGCCATCCGACGATGAGGCACATCATTTAAGCCAGCCGCGAACTCAGCCCATTCTCGTGATTGACAGTGTCAATGTGGCGCCGGACGGAACGCCGTTATTGTTCACGGTCGCGAGAATGTCCGCACTCCGCGTACAGCTCATGTTCGAGCTTTCCGATTCCTAAACACCGGCGGCACTCAAATCATAGACTTGCTGGTATCCCTTTGGTTCCGAAATTCGCATCCGAGCAAGCCGTACCCCTGTGCGAACTTCGGATTCGGGACACTAGTGAACGGAGCTGTTCAGTTCGGCCCGATAAATCTCCTCGCCCTGGTCATCTTTCACGCGCACCGAATATCCTTCTTGCGCGAATTCGGGTTCAGCCATCGATAGTTCCGCGGCGAGCCTGTCGGCGAATTCCGTGGCGGCGACTGCATTCTCGAACTCATGATCGGCGCCTTTCGTGACGACATCTGTCCCAATCAAGTCAAAGTGGAAGATCATTGCCTCCTCCATAAATTAAAACCCCGCCAGCCACTGAGTAACTGACGAGGCTTTTGAGCTTTCACTTCAGCTGGATTTCTCCTTCTTTAGTTAATCGCTCATGCAGCCAACGTGTACCTGTGTGATTGGTTGCAAGCCTTTTCGAAAAATCTGACAAAGGGGAGGCCGCAACATCGTTGAGCAATAAGCAGTGGTGTCAGGCACGAGCGTTGTTGAGCATCAACAAGAATCAGCTAGAGGCTCTGCCGCAATTCACATGCTAAGTTAGATTGCGAAATTGCCGAAAAGGCCTCGTGACAGGCATTTCTCGTTCGAAATGTGGCAATCCGTGACAAATCGCGGCCGCATTCGGAACAAACTCGTGGGGTTCGCTTTCCCCCGTTTGAGGAGACCACCCCATGGACAACGGATCCTTCAGGGTGGCCGTGCTCGCGACGGTCAGCGTCGCCGCTTTACTCATCATGTGGCTATCGCAGCCGAAAGAAACGCTGAGCACGCCCATTCTTCATGATGTGAGTGAACAGCCGATTGCGATCGGACGATTCCGATAGTGAGCCTTGCATTTCTGGAAATGTCTCGCGGCCTGGACGCGAGAGCGTAATGCTTTTGAGGTATGTTCAAAACCATGTGCCGCGGGCGTTTTCGGCTAAACCGACTCAGGTCTGCTTGTTAAACTTCCCGTCACAGGGAGGCGAACATGCAGCACGACAAAGAAACCGTTGCCGCCATTCGCGCGGCATTTGATGATATTTGCCGAAGTCTTCCGACTGAACAACAAGCCGTGCGCAGTTATGTGGCGGCGCGAATCCTCAAATCCGCCAGCGAAGGCGAACTAACCTTCGGCGGCCTTAGGCAGGCGGGCAATATTGCGCTTCTTGAGTTGTATGCTGGGGTCGCGAGGATTTGAGTGCGGCCCACTCAGCGAGGTGCGAAACGAACGCCCTGCTAAGGGAGGCGCATGTCTTCACATCAGAGCGCCAAAGTAGTCGTTGACACCCTTCCTGCGGTCGACGCTCGCCCAATCCCATTCGCTGTCCTCGGCATGTTTCGGAGCGCTCTTGAACCGGCCGATGGGGATCATTGTTTGATATCCACCCAATTCGACGTTGTACTTGAGTGATGGCCACGGCAACGGATAATGATCATTGCCGATGCCAAGGAAGCCGCCAAAACTCAAGACAGCGTAAGATACCCGTCCTGTTGTCTTCTCAATCATGACCCGCTCGATGGAGCCGATCTTCTCGCCGTCGGCTCCGTAAACCGCGGTTCCCTCGACCTTATCGCTACCGATCAACGTCGGGGTTTCGCGTGCTTCTTTCACCATCATCGCCTCCAAATGTCTGCCTCAACGGGCTAACTAAAGGTCATGGCCCACGTTCCCTCGATGGACCTGGTGAATTGACGCTGGAACGTCCGGTACTATTTCGCTTCCGTTTTGCCTTTTTGTTTTTGTGGTCGTGGCGAAGGTGTCGATTTGAAAATCACGTCGCCGATGACGTGGGTATCTGTGTCGTCGAATGAGTCAGAAGAAAACAGATCTACGTTCTTCCAGTCACGTCCGAATGGATCATAAGCGTAAGCAAGTTGCCTCGCCTGGTCTTCGGTTTCGGCAGCAACGAGCGCGACTTGCCGATGCGGCATCGACAGATCATTTCCGATCGGGGTGAGACGGATAAGTCGCGTTGTCTCCGCCACCTCATGCGGAACCGTCGGCGTAAGCTCGAGAGTATTTTCGTTCTCGTTCGTGTCGGATTTAACCGGACGCGCGCGAATCTTCGCCATGAAAGACATCAACCCTCCCGTGGCTTGTGGTCCGGTCCCATCGGAGGACGGCGAAGTCCTTCAGGTAAAGGTAACAGATCGCCACGAAGCGGATGAGGCACGGGAGCCAGTGACGGCGTGTCGTAAGGCGGATCGGGTTGAGGCATGCCCAACTCATTCACAGGATCGTACGTACCGCCTCGACTATCCTGAAGATCGGTCCGCGACTGATTTTCCGGTTTTTCGTTTCGATTGATCATAAGCTCTCCAATTCAGTTGACGGGAGAGTGTAGACGTTTCGCTAGGGTCCCGAATCCAAAGTTCGCTGGAAGGACTCGCAGGAACGATCAAGCGAACTTCTGAACCACCACACTTGATCAGCGTTCGCGTGGATTGGTGTTGGGCACGAACGGTACAATCACGCGAACAGGAAGTTGGCTCGCGGCAACGGGAGACTTTGCAGAAACCGAAGGAGCCGGCTCGAACAGCGACATAATGCCGAGAAAGCCTGCGCTGATCAGCATGACCACGGAAAGCAGAATCAAATCGTAGTTCCGTTCCATGTATACCAAACGCGGGGCAGCGACGTTTGGTTCCTCTACTGGAGCGTCAGCTGCTTGGGCAGAACCATGACAATGTCGATAGGGCGCTTCAATATCTGCGACGCGACGGTCGCAATATGCGTCCCATATTTCTCCTCAAGCTCTGTGGCGAGATCTTCATCGAGCGCCAGAACATAGAGAATATCGCCGTCCACCTCTGCGAACTCCACGCCCAGGAACAGACGATCGAACTCGCTTCCGCCCACTATGAGCGCCATGCGAGCCATGATGGCCTGTTCCTGAACGAGAGAGAGATTCATTTCCATCACCGCGTCAACAAGTGTGATGATTGGTAGATAGCGGCGCTAAGCCTCAGAACAAGGGTTTTCGAAAGATTTTCGCGCAGAAGGTGTTCCTCGGGATGAACACGCACAGGGCGAAGCGCGCGGAGATGGAGCGAACTTCTGAACCGCCACACGAGCACCCTGAATGCGAATCCATCGTTGAACGAGACAAAAAAAGAGCCCGGCGCGGTTCATCGCGCCGGGCTCCATGGTGGTGAGCGCACTGCGTCCTGTGGAGGAGGTCAGGCGCGTGCTGCCGGCACCACTGTCCTTGTCTCGACCTTGCCTGCGAGCGAGTAGATCAGCAGGTCAGTGTCGTGGCCGATCTTGTCTCC from Nitrobacteraceae bacterium AZCC 1564 includes these protein-coding regions:
- a CDS encoding hypothetical protein (product_source=Hypo-rule applied) — its product is MINRNEKPENQSRTDLQDSRGGTYDPVNELGMPQPDPPYDTPSLAPVPHPLRGDLLPLPEGLRRPPMGPDHKPREG
- a CDS encoding hypothetical protein (product_source=Hypo-rule applied; cath_funfam=3.90.50.10; pfam=PF05239; superfamily=50346), producing MVKEARETPTLIGSDKVEGTAVYGADGEKIGSIERVMIEKTTGRVSYAVLSFGGFLGIGNDHYPLPWPSLKYNVELGGYQTMIPIGRFKSAPKHAEDSEWDWASVDRRKGVNDYFGALM
- a CDS encoding hypothetical protein (product_source=Hypo-rule applied), whose product is MSFMAKIRARPVKSDTNENENTLELTPTVPHEVAETTRLIRLTPIGNDLSMPHRQVALVAAETEDQARQLAYAYDPFGRDWKNVDLFSSDSFDDTDTHVIGDVIFKSTPSPRPQKQKGKTEAK
- a CDS encoding hypothetical protein (product_source=Hypo-rule applied), producing MNLSLVQEQAIMARMALIVGGSEFDRLFLGVEFAEVDGDILYVLALDEDLATELEEKYGTHIATVASQILKRPIDIVMVLPKQLTLQ
- a CDS encoding hypothetical protein (product_source=Hypo-rule applied; transmembrane_helix_parts=Inside_1_6,TMhelix_7_26,Outside_27_61), with protein sequence MERNYDLILLSVVMLISAGFLGIMSLFEPAPSVSAKSPVAASQLPVRVIVPFVPNTNPRER